A region of Dioscorea cayenensis subsp. rotundata cultivar TDr96_F1 chromosome 5, TDr96_F1_v2_PseudoChromosome.rev07_lg8_w22 25.fasta, whole genome shotgun sequence DNA encodes the following proteins:
- the LOC120260662 gene encoding high mobility group B protein 13 produces MAEVVTKKGRSRKPLKDISANDVNISAGNPSSTAPFPKGEKENREGLTLNSSPKKKTKKVASKPKASSPADEISLEDELREMEEKFEKLQIEKKKTEELLREREEMLKQKDEEIEKRGKEQEKLQKELKKLQKLKEFKPTVSLPVIKSLREKEEENKDKKKKKKKNKDLVEKKKPCAAYISWCRDQWNEVKKERPEADFKEVSNLLGARWKSLSAEEKKPYEEKYQKEKEEYLKIVGQEKRENEAMKLLEEEQVQKTAMELLEQYLQFKQDAEKEVKKSRKEKDPLKPKQPMSAFFLYSNDRRASLIEEKKNVLEIAKIAGEEWKNMTEDEKAPYEEKAKQQKEEYARQMELYKQRKLEETVCLEKEEEEQKKILKQEALQLLKKKEKTENIIKKTKETKQKQKKKREEKNTDPNKPKKPASSFLLFSKEARKSLLEEKPGISNSTLSAMISVKWKELSEADRKVWNEKAAEGMEAYKREMEEYNKSVANGNNVVPNS; encoded by the exons ATGGCGGAAGTGGTGACAAAGAAAGGAAGGAGCCGGAAGCCATTGAAGGACATCTCGGCCAACGATGTCAACATCTCTGCAGGGAATCCCTCCTCAACAGCCCCATTCCCCAAAGGCGAGAAGGAGAACCGCGAAGGTCTCACTCTGAACTCTTCTCcaaagaagaaaaccaagaagGTCGCCTCTAAGCCCAAGGCCTCATCCCCTGCTGATGAGATCTCCTTGGAGGATGAGTTGCGAGAGATGGAGGAGAAGTTTGAGAAGCTGCAGatcgagaagaagaagactgaGGAGCTCCTGAGAGAAAGGGAGGAGATGCTCAAGCAGAAGGATGAGGAGATTGAGAAAAGAGGCAAGGAGCAGGAGAAGCTCCAGAAGGAGCTCAAGAAACTACAAAAGCTGAAGGAGTTCAAGCCCACTGTG AGCCTTCCTGTTATCAAGTCATTGagggagaaggaagaagagaacaaggacaagaagaagaaaaagaagaaaaacaaggatttaGTTGAGAAGAAGAAGCCATGCGCGGCTTACATCTCTTGGTGCAGAGATCAATGGAATGAG GTTAAGAAGGAGAGGCCAGAAGCTGATTTCAAAGAGGTCTCCAACTTGTTGGGAGCTAGATGGAAGAGTCTGAGTGCTGAGGAGAAGAAGCCTTATGAGGAGAAGTAccagaaagagaaagaagagtaCTTGAAGATTGTTGGGCAAGAGAAGCGAGAGAATGAGGCAATGAAGCTCTTAGAAGAGGAGCAGGTTCAGAAGACAGCAATGGAGTTGCTTGAGCAGTATCTTCAATTCAAACAG GATGCTGAGAAAGAAGTGAAGAAATCCAG GAAGGAGAAGGACCCTCTTAAGCCAAAGCAGCCAATGTCAGCTTTCTTCTTGTACTCAAATGACCGTCGCGCCAGTCTCATTGAGGAGAAAAAGAATGTGCTTGAG ATTGCTAAGATAGCAGGAGAGGAATGGAAGAACATGACAGAAGATGAGAAGGCACCATATGAAGAG AAAGCAAAGCAACAGAAAGAAGAGTATGCTCGGCAAATGGAGCTTTACAAACAGAGAAAGCTTGAG GAAACTGTATGCCTAGAGAAAGAAGAGGAGGAACAGAAGAAAATTCTGAAACAAGAGGCACTTCAGTTGctaaagaagaaggagaagacagAGAACATAATTAAG AAAACTAAGGAAACTAAacagaagcagaagaagaaacgGGAAGAGAAGAACACTGATCCAAACAAGCCAAAGAAGCCAGCCTCATCCTTTCTGCTTTTCAG TAAAGAAGCAAGGAAATCTTTGCTAGAAGAGAAGCCAGGCATCAGTAACTCTACACTTAGTGCCATGATATCCGTGAAGTGGAAG gaACTAAGTGAAGCTGACAGAAAGGTGTGGAATGAAAAAGCAGCAGAAGGCATGGAAGCATACAAAAGAGAAATGGAAGAGTACAACAAGTCAGTTGCCAATGGTAACAATGTAGTTCCTAACAGTTAG
- the LOC120261684 gene encoding protein ENHANCED DISEASE RESISTANCE 4-like, translating to MAEVGVGGGAKVRVVKCPKCEKLLPELANFTVYKCGGCNATLQAKKPAAVMGAPLGQPDGEKAKMPENLKSSSNKMVASEVISDTDFEVNSSGCLMENGSNEVAESNTKGSQTRKVLNEPQSPDRRIGNKVVLDGVDSKVGRYRHPSKALVRDISPNAAEMPKTNAGDDLRFNEQNEFPNVQQEVPRAPKAWKGEERGSLPSYRGALRVSAEGIGLGPYPDEGPSNYHMKQNAGGLNRVQNLDQDRAELLQKLDELRDRLRRSCEVTDTNRDRTPTHKRAVSSNPYGNHGQNAWFSDGSSSLNRASSRHDPFLNEHIVDMANAYPATQSSFPGYREPFGSQSLRMPAFHRNVQHPQGSYNGYPFGQLDRDPVFSYNYDGMYHQPACSCQHCNRHCPVPAQAPPTIFGSRRAPYIAHNNGFYPVEDHLHFGQRSYNHRLASASLNSHGPLRNKRPVFNKDGRSCRPVAGAAPFVVCCNCSKVLELPSRLLLVKKKKFKLQCGSCSQVISVELDGKKLTTSVVIEDNGPTGGMKENLPCCDNLNQYPGMLYSGDYDSPGYEVGSSDDKLVLPSFPNSSPEMLEKECGFNLSESEKMQGLSSSSSTTEDVESSDSLICQQDMPSSTELPVEVELPAHVPGLPLREHFAHPLSSHVMNGPGKGSRSRRSDQEKTVPVHGNFKQNSVKDVPVAAEMDLSVDDGPNPGISHDTWEVGRYENQPKAGKGSDSFLAGLIKKSFKKDFRFNQSEENSKSKVSVNGHPISDRLVKKAEKQAGSIQTGDYWYDYRAGFWGVIGHQCLGIIPPFIEEFNYPMSRSCSSGNTGVIVNGRELHQKDLDLLVGRGLPPTEGGSYIVEISGKVWDEATGEELDCLGKLAPTVERVKHGFGMRVPRATT from the exons ATGGCGGAAGTGGGGGTTGGTGGTGGGGCGAAGGTCAGAGTTGTGAAATGCCCCAAATGTGAGAAGCTGCTCCCGGAGTTGGCGAATTTCACGGTTTATAAATGTGGTGGATGTAATGCTACTCTTCAag CCAAAAAACCAGCTGCAGTAATGGGAGCTCCGTTAGGACAACCTGATGGAGAAAAGGCGAAAATGCCTGAAAATTTGAAGAGTTCTTCCAATAAGATGGTGGCCTCTGAGGTGATCTCCGATACTGATTTTGAGGTTAATAGTTCTGGTTGTTTGATGGAAAATGGGTCGAATGAAGTAGCAGAATCTAACACTAAAGGAAGTCAGACCAGGAAGGTTTTGAATGAACCTCAGAGTCCTGATAGAAGAATTGGAAATAAGGTGGTCTTGGATGGGGTTGACAGTAAAGTTGGTAGATATCGGCACCCTTCTAAAGCTCTCGTCAGAGACATAAGCCCGAATGCTGCTGAAATGCCCAAAACAAATGCTGGAGACGACTTGCGATTTAATGAACAAAATGAGTTCCCCAATGTGCAGCAAGAAGTCCCGCGAGCTCCTAAAGCCTGGAAGGGTGAGGAGAGGGGAAGTCTTCCATCTTACCGTGGAGCATTGAGGGTCTCCGCAGAAGGCATTGGTCTCGGTCCTTACCCTGATGAAGGTCCATCCAATTACCATATGAAACAGAATGCTGGTGGACTGAATAGAGTACAGAATCTGGACCAAGACCGAGCGGAGCTTCTGCAAAAGCTTGATGAACTGAGGGACCGGTTGAGACGATCTTGTGAGGTTACAGACACTAACAGAGACAGGACTCCGACACATAAAAGGGCAGTGTCTTCAAATCCTTATGGAAATCATGGTCAGAATGCTTGGTTCTCTGATGGCTCATCATCTCTGAATCGGGCTTCTTCTCGCCATGATCCTTTCCTTAATGAGCACATTGTGGATATGGCAAATGCTTATCCTGCAACGCAGAGCAGTTTTCCGGGATACAGAGAGCCATTTGGTTCTCAATCACTTAGAATGCCTGCTTTTCACCGCAATGTTCAGCATCCACAAGGATCATATAATGGTTACCCTTTTGGTCAGCTGGATCGGGATCCggttttttcttataattatgaTGGTATGTACCATCAGCCTGCATGTTCATGTCAGCATTGCAATAGACACTGCCCGGTACCAGCGCAAGCGCCACCGACCATTTTTGGCAGTCGAAGGGCTCCGTATATCGCACACAACAACGGATTTTATCCTGTAGAAGATCATTTGCATTTTGGTCAGCGAAGTTATAATCACAGGCTGGCAAGTGCTTCTCTTAATTCCCACGGGCCACTGAGAAACAAGAGGCCCGTATTTAATAAGGATGGTCGTTCCTGTCGGCCTGTAGCCGGTGCTGCTCCATTTGTTGTCTGCTGTAATTGTTCAAAAGTGCTTGAGCTACCATCAAGATTGTTGCTGGTTAAGAAGAAAAAGTTCAAGCTGCAATGTGGGTCATGCTCCCAGGTGATCTCAGTCGAACTTGATGGAAAAAAGCTCACTACATCAGTTGTCATTGAAGATAATGGTCCTACTGGTGGAATGAAAGAGAATTTGCCCTGCTGTGATAATCTTAATCAGTATCCTGGCATGCTGTACTCCGGAGATTATGATAGTCCTGGCTATGAAGTTGGATCCAgtgatgacaagctcgttttaCCCTCCTTTCCAAACTCTAGCCCTGAAATGCTAGAGAAGGAATGTGGATTCAATTTAAGTGAGTCGGAGAAAATGCAAGGACTATCATCATCTTCCAGCACAACTGAGGATGTTGAGAGCTCAGATAGCTTGATTTGTCAGCAAGACATGCCCAGCTCCACTGAACTTCCTGTAGAAGTTGAATTGCCTGCGCATGTCCCTGGCTTACCACTCCGAGAGCATTTCGCACACCCGTTATCTAGCCATGTAATGAATGGACCTGGAAAGGGAAGCAGGAGCCGGCGCTCTGATCAGGAAAAGACTGTACCAGTACATGGTAATTTCAAGCAGAACTCTGTAAAAGATGTACCTGTGGCTGCTGAGATGGATTTGTCAGTTGATGACGGTCCAAATCCTGGTATTTCCCATGACACTTGGGAAGTTGGCAGATATGAAAATCAACCCAAAGCTGGCAAAGGTAGTGACTCATTTTTAGCTGGACTTATAAAGAAGAGCTTTAAAAAAGACTTCCGGTTTAATCAATCAGAGGAGAATAGCAAATCAAAGGTTTCAGTTAATGGCCATCCTATTTCTGATCGGCTAGTCAAAAAGGCTGAGAAGCAAGCTGGGTCAATCCAAACTGGAGACTATTG GTATGACTACCGTGCTGGATTCTGGGGCGTTATCGGGCATCAATGCCTTGGCATAATTCCT CCTTTCATCGAGGAATTTAATTATCCTATGTCTAGATCTTGCTCTAGTGGGAATACTGGTGTTATTGTAAATGGGAGAGAGCTTCATCAAAAGGATTTGGATTTGCTCGTTGGAAGAGGCCTTCCACCCACTGAAGGTGGTTCTTATATTGTTGAAATCTCCGGTAAAGTATGGGATGAAGCCACCGGAGAAGAGCTTGATTGTCTTGGAAAGCTTGCCCCAAC AGTTGAGAGAGTAAAGCATGGATTTGGAATGCGAGTTCCAAGAGCCACTACATGA